A genomic stretch from Acidobacteriota bacterium includes:
- a CDS encoding penicillin acylase family protein, producing MKRTVFWLAIVAFTVSLASPLTATVTVRERIAGLGAQGLVERDTWGVPHITAQSETDLYFLQGYVHAGDRLFQMDTTRRQASGTLAELLGEAVLASDVELRTLGLRRAAERSLGAISSEARGHLEAYAKGVNAWVAANPLPVEYGALEITSFEPWTPVDSLVIAKAIAFSLSFDLDIDASLTLGAYQEALGDAGTALYFEDMFRSAPFDPAATVPDAVGPGGLQGGVASAPLREQPQPTWDRSAARLNPQVLRLAESYYEKVRQVPMLRDAIRQTERIKGSNEWAVRGHRTKSGRPLIANDPHLALDAPATFYPVHLQSSDGRLDVQGSGFAGVPYVIQGQNQWISWGSTTNPMDVTDTYLETVLPDPASPSGMSTFYQGNLEPIIPIPQVFHFNQLDGTLDNPAIAAPGTVVGGTAIPPAVLIVPRRNQGPIVQLDSDAGIALSVQYTGFSATREIDAFRRWERARNIDDFQTALQFFDVGSQNWVYGDVKGNIAYFTSAEMPIREDLQAGVVEGLPPYFIRVGAGGNEWLPVAQLQDGQAIPYEILPPAEMPHLINPPMGYFVNANNDPAGTTLDNDPLNQLRPGGGIYYLNAGYAQGTRAGRITQVLKEKFAAGQVDFEDMQEIQGDTVLLDAQVFVPHILSAFENASDTDEPLLAVLSLDAGISEAVDRLRHWDYSTPTGLAEGFDFGDPDRRGAVTGTNPRGPEIEASVAATIYSVWRGQMIQNTIDATLGQFGLPVPGSSRAVIALRHLLDTFDQNQGQGVSGVDFFQLDDPLEPPTADARRDIYILASLGMALERLAGEPFEAAFHGSTDQNDYRWGYLHRLVLDHPLGGPFSEPVQGPLPGLPGFPVDGGFGVVDASSHSARADSANDFMFGSGPVRRYVGELGGQPGMIHGESSLPGGSSAVLGNRWYNSILEMWLRNATYPIVQEHFALQEQVRVRRVFTPAP from the coding sequence ATGAAGCGCACTGTTTTTTGGCTGGCGATCGTCGCCTTCACTGTTTCACTGGCCTCGCCACTGACCGCCACCGTCACGGTGCGCGAACGAATCGCCGGACTCGGCGCGCAAGGACTGGTCGAGCGCGATACCTGGGGCGTACCGCACATCACCGCCCAGTCGGAGACCGATCTCTATTTTCTCCAGGGCTACGTCCATGCCGGCGACCGGCTTTTTCAGATGGACACCACCCGCCGCCAGGCGAGCGGAACCTTGGCCGAACTACTGGGTGAAGCCGTCCTGGCGAGCGACGTGGAACTCCGCACCCTCGGCCTGCGCCGCGCCGCCGAACGATCCCTCGGCGCAATCAGCTCCGAAGCCCGCGGCCATCTCGAGGCCTATGCCAAGGGCGTCAACGCCTGGGTGGCGGCGAATCCGCTGCCGGTGGAATACGGCGCCCTGGAGATCACCTCCTTCGAGCCTTGGACGCCGGTGGACAGCCTGGTGATCGCCAAAGCCATCGCCTTCAGTCTCTCCTTCGATCTCGACATCGATGCCTCCCTCACCCTCGGCGCCTACCAGGAGGCCCTCGGTGACGCCGGCACGGCACTCTACTTCGAAGACATGTTCCGCTCCGCCCCCTTCGACCCCGCCGCGACGGTGCCCGATGCCGTCGGACCCGGTGGGTTGCAAGGCGGTGTGGCCAGTGCGCCGCTGCGCGAGCAGCCGCAGCCGACCTGGGATCGCTCCGCCGCGCGGCTGAATCCGCAGGTTCTGCGTCTGGCCGAGAGCTACTACGAAAAGGTCCGCCAGGTGCCGATGCTGCGCGATGCCATCCGGCAAACGGAGCGCATCAAGGGATCCAACGAGTGGGCAGTGCGCGGCCATCGCACCAAGAGCGGCCGGCCGCTGATCGCCAACGACCCCCACCTCGCCCTCGACGCCCCGGCGACCTTCTACCCGGTCCACCTGCAATCGTCGGACGGCCGCCTGGACGTCCAGGGCAGCGGCTTCGCCGGCGTGCCCTACGTCATCCAGGGCCAGAATCAGTGGATCTCCTGGGGCAGCACCACCAACCCGATGGACGTCACCGACACCTACCTGGAGACGGTGCTACCGGACCCCGCGTCGCCCAGCGGCATGAGCACTTTCTACCAGGGCAACCTGGAGCCGATCATTCCCATCCCGCAGGTCTTCCATTTCAATCAGCTCGACGGCACGCTGGACAACCCGGCCATCGCAGCGCCGGGAACGGTGGTCGGCGGAACCGCCATTCCGCCGGCGGTGCTGATCGTGCCGCGGCGCAACCAGGGGCCGATCGTTCAGCTCGACAGCGACGCCGGAATCGCCCTGTCGGTCCAGTACACGGGCTTCTCCGCCACCCGTGAGATCGACGCCTTCCGCCGCTGGGAGCGGGCGCGCAATATCGACGATTTCCAGACCGCCCTTCAGTTCTTCGACGTCGGTTCCCAGAACTGGGTCTACGGCGACGTCAAGGGCAATATTGCCTACTTCACCAGCGCCGAGATGCCGATCCGCGAGGACCTGCAAGCCGGCGTGGTCGAAGGCCTGCCGCCCTACTTCATTCGCGTCGGCGCCGGCGGCAACGAATGGTTGCCGGTCGCGCAGCTGCAGGACGGCCAGGCCATTCCCTACGAGATTCTGCCGCCGGCGGAGATGCCGCATCTCATCAACCCGCCGATGGGCTACTTCGTCAATGCCAACAACGATCCGGCAGGCACCACCCTCGACAATGATCCCCTCAACCAACTGCGCCCCGGCGGCGGTATCTACTACCTGAACGCCGGCTACGCGCAGGGCACCCGTGCCGGCCGCATCACCCAGGTGTTGAAGGAAAAATTCGCCGCCGGCCAGGTGGATTTCGAGGACATGCAGGAGATCCAGGGCGACACGGTGCTGCTCGACGCACAGGTCTTCGTGCCCCACATCCTGTCGGCCTTCGAAAACGCTTCCGATACGGACGAACCGCTGCTTGCGGTCCTGTCGCTGGACGCGGGTATCTCGGAAGCGGTGGACCGGCTGCGGCACTGGGACTACTCCACTCCGACGGGTCTCGCCGAAGGCTTCGACTTTGGCGACCCGGATCGCCGCGGAGCGGTGACCGGAACGAATCCGCGAGGGCCGGAGATCGAGGCCAGCGTGGCGGCCACCATCTACTCCGTGTGGCGCGGCCAGATGATCCAGAACACGATCGATGCGACCCTCGGCCAATTCGGCCTGCCGGTCCCCGGCAGCAGCCGGGCGGTCATCGCTCTGCGTCATCTCCTCGACACTTTCGACCAGAACCAGGGGCAGGGCGTCTCGGGAGTCGATTTCTTCCAGCTCGATGACCCGCTGGAGCCGCCGACGGCGGACGCCCGACGGGACATCTACATCCTGGCCAGTCTCGGAATGGCTCTCGAACGCCTGGCCGGCGAGCCGTTCGAAGCGGCTTTCCACGGCTCGACGGACCAGAACGACTACCGCTGGGGATACCTCCACCGCCTGGTTCTGGACCATCCCCTCGGCGGCCCCTTCTCGGAGCCAGTTCAGGGTCCTCTCCCCGGCCTGCCGGGCTTTCCGGTGGACGGTGGCTTCGGCGTGGTGGACGCCTCGAGCCATTCGGCCCGGGCGGACAGCGCGAACGACTTCATGTTCGGTAGCGGACCGGTGCGGCGCTATGTCGGGGAGCTGGGCGGCCAGCCCGGCATGATCCACGGCGAGAGCAGCCTGCCGGGCGGCAGCAGCGCCGTGCTCGGAAACCGCTGGTACAACAGCATTCTCGAGATGTGGCTGCGCAACGCCACCTACCCGATCGTGCAGGAGCATTTCGCCCTGCAGGAGCAGGTGAGGGTGCGGCGGGTATTCACGCCGGCACCGTGA